A window of the Narcine bancroftii isolate sNarBan1 chromosome 4, sNarBan1.hap1, whole genome shotgun sequence genome harbors these coding sequences:
- the sertad4 gene encoding SERTA domain-containing protein 4 isoform X2: protein MTESSCKGISNFLTTSKIAYFKRKYVEDEDLHPPAHSCCQRARTLVIPEDRTHILRLSLEKLRLIEDPEVFLRRSVLINNLLKRIRGEMQNDWYLSAYSFGETRPSDWFGSQDSTYRKRLRIAKDYESSLPDCCFYQDRGNQYSLIPFSVYNGERVGSTLPSCSRQAIDGSEMYGVHGTHPRIELGTSAVSDIYQNIDKNCDQEINKEDDPQKGNSTEKHTSSERALPHVCSDQEVDCTATGFRNDGIVSPESGLDSGILKQYVGEHKLCGVKEAKLEPACFVMATTNSLTSIAKSTCRIGDTY, encoded by the exons ATGACAG AATCCTCTTGCAAAGGAATCTCAAATTTTCTAACAACGTCCAAGATAGCATACTTCAAACGGAAATATGTGGAAGATGAAGATCTTCATCCACCTGCTCACAGTTGCTGCCAAAGA GCACGGACCTTGGTCATTCCTGAGGATCGTACCCACATACTCCGTTTATCACTGGAAAAATTAAGGCTCATCGAAGATCCCGAAGTATTTTTGCGGCGGTCGGTACTGATCAACAACTTACTGAAGCGGATCCGAGGGGAGATGCAAAATGACTGGTATCTGTCTGCCTACTCTTTTGGGGAGACACGGCCTAGTGATTGGTTTGGATCACAAGACTCTACCTACAGGAAACGGCTGCGGATTGCCAAGGACTATGAGAGCAGCCTGCCTGACTGTTGCTTTTACCAGGATCGTGGCAATCAGTACTCGCTGATACCTTTCTCTGTTTATAATGGGGAGAGAGTTGGCTCCACTCTGCCGAGTTGCTCCCGTCAGGCCATTGATGGCTCTGAAATGTATGGAGTCCATGGTACACATCCAAGAATTGAACTGGGAACCAGTGCAGTGTCTGACATTTATCAGAACATTGACAAAAATTGTGATCAGGAAATCAACAAGGAAGATGACCCTCAAAAGGgaaacagcacagaaaaacataCTTCCAGTGAAAGAGCACTCCCTCATGTGTGCAGTGACCAGGAGGTTGATTGCACAGCAACTGGCTTCAGAAATGATGGAATCGTTTCTCCTGAATCTGGGTTGGATTCGGGAATATTGAAACAATATGTAGGCGAACACAAACTTTGTGGTGTAAAGGAAGCAAAATTAGAACCAGCTTGTTTTGTGATGGCTACAACCAATAGTTTAACAAGCATAGCAAAGAGCACATGCAGAATCGGTGACACTTATTAG
- the sertad4 gene encoding SERTA domain-containing protein 4 isoform X1 has translation MTLVISMSRLCDPPTEEPSDLPECGPIWEESFSKTAAISNQTKYGEPTESSCKGISNFLTTSKIAYFKRKYVEDEDLHPPAHSCCQRARTLVIPEDRTHILRLSLEKLRLIEDPEVFLRRSVLINNLLKRIRGEMQNDWYLSAYSFGETRPSDWFGSQDSTYRKRLRIAKDYESSLPDCCFYQDRGNQYSLIPFSVYNGERVGSTLPSCSRQAIDGSEMYGVHGTHPRIELGTSAVSDIYQNIDKNCDQEINKEDDPQKGNSTEKHTSSERALPHVCSDQEVDCTATGFRNDGIVSPESGLDSGILKQYVGEHKLCGVKEAKLEPACFVMATTNSLTSIAKSTCRIGDTY, from the exons ATGACATTGGTGATTTCGATGAGCAGATTATGCGACCCTCCCACTGAAGAACCATCCGATCTCCCGGAGTGCGGCCCCATCTGGGAAGAATCTTTCAGCAAAACCGCAGCGATTTCAAACCAGACTAAATACGGAGAGCCCACAG AATCCTCTTGCAAAGGAATCTCAAATTTTCTAACAACGTCCAAGATAGCATACTTCAAACGGAAATATGTGGAAGATGAAGATCTTCATCCACCTGCTCACAGTTGCTGCCAAAGA GCACGGACCTTGGTCATTCCTGAGGATCGTACCCACATACTCCGTTTATCACTGGAAAAATTAAGGCTCATCGAAGATCCCGAAGTATTTTTGCGGCGGTCGGTACTGATCAACAACTTACTGAAGCGGATCCGAGGGGAGATGCAAAATGACTGGTATCTGTCTGCCTACTCTTTTGGGGAGACACGGCCTAGTGATTGGTTTGGATCACAAGACTCTACCTACAGGAAACGGCTGCGGATTGCCAAGGACTATGAGAGCAGCCTGCCTGACTGTTGCTTTTACCAGGATCGTGGCAATCAGTACTCGCTGATACCTTTCTCTGTTTATAATGGGGAGAGAGTTGGCTCCACTCTGCCGAGTTGCTCCCGTCAGGCCATTGATGGCTCTGAAATGTATGGAGTCCATGGTACACATCCAAGAATTGAACTGGGAACCAGTGCAGTGTCTGACATTTATCAGAACATTGACAAAAATTGTGATCAGGAAATCAACAAGGAAGATGACCCTCAAAAGGgaaacagcacagaaaaacataCTTCCAGTGAAAGAGCACTCCCTCATGTGTGCAGTGACCAGGAGGTTGATTGCACAGCAACTGGCTTCAGAAATGATGGAATCGTTTCTCCTGAATCTGGGTTGGATTCGGGAATATTGAAACAATATGTAGGCGAACACAAACTTTGTGGTGTAAAGGAAGCAAAATTAGAACCAGCTTGTTTTGTGATGGCTACAACCAATAGTTTAACAAGCATAGCAAAGAGCACATGCAGAATCGGTGACACTTATTAG